A region of Geobacillus sp. 46C-IIa DNA encodes the following proteins:
- a CDS encoding thioesterase family protein: MKTHTITVNPRFCETDALGHLSNISYFIYLEEARTRLFDELSYGGRAGDWHFILASAKCDFVNQGFFGRRLRVETNVSRIGHKSFQCIHRIIEEETGKLIAIGEAAVVYFNFHAQVSEPLPDDLRALLAQYLVPAAEEADSSLRCEKQ; encoded by the coding sequence GTGAAAACACATACGATCACCGTCAATCCGCGTTTTTGCGAAACCGATGCGCTCGGCCATTTGAGCAATATTAGCTATTTTATTTATTTAGAGGAGGCGCGCACTCGTCTATTCGATGAGTTGAGCTACGGAGGGCGAGCAGGCGATTGGCACTTCATTTTGGCATCCGCGAAATGCGATTTTGTCAACCAAGGGTTTTTTGGCCGGCGGCTTCGTGTAGAGACCAACGTCTCCCGCATCGGCCACAAAAGCTTTCAATGCATTCACCGCATTATTGAAGAAGAGACCGGCAAACTGATCGCGATTGGAGAAGCAGCGGTCGTCTACTTCAATTTTCATGCGCAGGTGAGCGAACCGCTTCCTGACGACTTGCGGGCGTTGCTCGCGCAATACCTCGTCCCGGCTGCCGAGGAGGCGGATTCGTCTCTGAGGTGCGAAAAACAATGA